From the genome of Bombyx mori chromosome 7, ASM3026992v2:
CATTGAACTGTTGTTCTGTTTCACCGGACTCATGGGTGCTTATCTAGTCTGGGGATTGTTGCAGGAGAAAATTATGACACAGGTAAGTTGATTTTGTTGCTCTTTTTTGAGGACTTAGGATTGGTTATTGATATTATGGACGACTGTTTGAAGTTGCTGGATAGACACTGGTCAGAGTCTACTTTTTAAACTGGATTTATAGGATATGAGTGAGTGGGTAttcgaaatataaaatgaaaattaaactcTATAGACATTAGGTGGCAGCACTTTAGTAAATGTATTGTAATTGAGTGTTCTTGCTGTGTAGGTTATTGAAGACTACTGctttaaattgaattgtttttcAACCAGAAACCAGTAACCCAATAGCGGGACCCTACGCCACGCCAGCGAGCGCTAGTAGTAGGCGGGTAATAATAAGCCGTACGAGTGGCTCTACCGATGGCTGACGACAATTTGAAGTTGGGCAGTGCAATGTTCTACCGTCGTCCCCAGAAGTACGTGATGCCGGACGGGtccacggcgcggttcagcgacTCGCAGCTGCTGGTGTTCGTGAACCGGctggtggcgctggcggtggcGGCGCTGCGGCTGCGCGCGTCGGGCCGGGCGCTGCTGGGGGGCCCGCTCTACCCCTTCTCCTACAGCGCGCTCACCAACGTGCTCAGCGCCTGGTGCCAGTACGAGGCGCTCAAGTACGTCAGCTTCCCGGTGCAGGTCAGTCAGAACCAGTCAAATATTCCACTATTTCCACTTTCATCTTTAATTCTAAACCCAGGGTGCCACTGTAGCAATGGAACAGCAAGGTAACCAGTGTTCTTTTTTATAACATGCATGCATAATTTTTGGTGCGCTGCAGACTTGGCCCTCGCCAGTTTGCAAAGCATTACGTACAgtatgcgcgcgagttcatgtccatcggggccAGAGGCGACGCGCGGGGGACAGCTCACCCGCCTCCGCCCGCCTGCCCGCATTTGTCTGACTTCGAGTGTTGTTCTTGATGGTTGTGACACAAGTCCAGGTAGAAAAAacctactgaaaaaaaaatccttactgATTCTGACTCTGATCTGTTACATTAAACCAAAttgacagctgttgactaaatcggtagttattatcgacattaccataattaagTAGATATCACAGCACTTTCGCATTCCTaaggatggacatgaactcgcgcacctactataactataaatttggtaaaaaaaaacccagtacGATCTtgtaattgttattaaaactaGTAACATTAGACTCGGACTGGGACTGGCAGGTGCTGTCCAAGTCGTGCAAGGTGATCCCGGTGATGCTGATGGGGGCGGTGCTGTCCCGGCACAAGTACTCGCGCGCGGAGTGGGGCACCGCCGCGCTCATCTCCCTGGGCATGGCGCTCTTCCTGCTGGGGACCGGGGCCGCCGTGCAAGGTCCCTACTCGagccttttgtttattgcttagatgggtggacgagctcacagctcacctggtgttaagtgatagcAAACAATCACATAACCGATACTgatgatatatttttaactaaccgattaataaaaaaacaaatttccgCTCTCAGCCCTTTTCGACCTTTGATATCGCATTGCACGAATTTATATGATCACCCACCGACCTTAATAAAGATTGTTTATTAGATATTTGGttaaattttacattgattTATAGGTGAAGATCAAACACAGGTGTTTATAGATATTTATGGTATATTGTTATCGGCCGGTCATAGTATGAGCAGTAATGGTCGAAATCAGAATTTTCGGAGAGTCTACGGACATACAATACGCGTAATcgtaataatgattttttttattgcttagatgggtggacgagctcacagcccaagtgtgaagtggtcactggagcccatagacatctacaacgtaaatgcgtcacccaccttgagatttaatttctgaggtctcaatatagttacaacgactgcctcaccGAAACAACCGAAGCGCCTGCTCTGGTCTCATTCCGAAAACGACtatttaacaattataataTAGTCTTGTACATAATATAGAGCACAATCCCATCGTTTTTATTCCTTTCGGAAACAACCGGCCTTCGGTCCGCTGGTAGTCAATGGGTTCCGTCGTTAAATGGACATCAACAGTGTGAGTTTGAAGAAAGatgtgtcatagcgctcgggaagcacccaCGTTGTCTGTCTGTATGTATAGCAGTAACCAACTCCATATATTAGCAGCTTGTCGTTTCATCAAgagaaaatcaattaaaatacttatttcACTTCATTGCATAATcaattttagtttcatttttgAAACATAAAATAGGAATTTAATATACAAAGTCAGTAGGTTCGCTGAtagaaatattgaaaattataatGGAACATTCGCGTTATCGAGATTCGACTTAGATAATGTCATTGAGATAACTAACGTGTTGACAATTTGATTTATCGTGACGGATTTCTGCTCTGAGAGTCTCGCTTCAGAACATTTGCGAGTAAATCTTAAGATGTGTTTACCGGTTACATATAGTTCGCGTGACGTCACAATTCAATATGATGGAATCggcgtgaaattaaaatacttcCTTATTCCGAAGTGATGACGTTGCGTGCAGGCGCgcgcggggcggggggcgcggcgggtGCGGCGGCGGCGGGTGCGGCGGCGGGCGCCGCGTCGGGCGCGTGCCTGCTGGCGCTGTACCTGTGCTGCGACTCGTTCACGTCGTCGTGGCAGGCGGCGCTGTTCGCGCGCGGCGGGGTGTCGGCGCTGCAGATGCTGTGCGCCGTGAACTGCTGCAGCTGCGCGCTGTCGGCCGCCGCGCTGCTGCAGGCGCCCGCGCTGTCCGCCGCCGCGCGCTTCCTGCAGAGCCCGGTGTTCGCGGCCGACTGCCTCGTGCTGTCGCTGAGCTCGGCGCTGGGGCAGCTCTTCATCTACCGGACGATATTCAAGTTCGGAGCCGTCGTCTTCACCATCATCATGACCCTGAGACAGGTGATCATTATTTATCGGCTTTCACTCATCGAGATTGATTCTCAGTCgacggcttggctgtgcctatAATATTGCTGAtgaccatgagcgacggtaaccacttaccatgagGTAGGCCAAATGCCTGTTTGCCTACgatggcaataaaaaagcaaaggTTTTAAATGACGACAGGCAATCGTGAGCACTCGTGAATctcataaatatatgtatacttACAGAATTATTGATTTTACATTACGCTCTAGTGATCTTTACCCAAATAACTTTAATCAAAAATCATTTTCGTCCAGAATATAGAAaaactatagtagaattttttTGTCGTTGCAGTTTGGgtaataaaaaatcggagcggtgaagcgagtatttccctctctcttccactcacgagcctaatggacgggcatagtgatgcgtattattgttgtcgataagcgttatcgatagtgtatttagttttgtcattttgtgggttagtgataaaaatgaaagaaaaaatcactaatcgaacatttacaccacatatcgccgcagcaagttaacgagaacggcagaaattaacactttgtaactttttgggatttattcttatttcagtgaaaatttttaacacaatgttgataacaacacgtgaaaatattattttgaataaattcagccgttttgatacaaaacaaaggagaagccattgtgtcactaaagaaattcagagaacgaatgcataaaaacacatttctcttcgacataatgtactataatttgcaggtaaaaCTACAAATGaatcataacataacaatgtctcaccacccttcgtataccgccccgccgcacagtgggtcgatactatgattttagtgacttaggcaccaactttgttttttttcatttttctttatgtagatagatagagctcgttaatctaaataataattgttttaggcaaaaattacaaaaactttatagtttggtcagaaaaatgtgttttgtgatttttttgtatggagcgggtcacattaaattaaattcctgctaagtaccgcgaggtcccgctttgaaactttattttccttacaccttgtgtattctactatcatttgatgctacgaacatgtgcataaagttgcaactctgccaaataaatggatcgaaaaaaatgaataaatacatagaataaaaacctttatattttttttcgtaagtgcttttaagttaaatttgatatggattagtaagtaaaagcacgtaatgatacccataattacataatacctaacaacaatacatttagtaggtctctaattaagcaatctctctaagttttatatattttgtttcaccatTCGATCTTTGGGCCAGAAGACAaaagaagattgtgtaaaatatcctcattagtcgacgttctacttatttttttagaataacaactctctgtatatttccgaaaatctttattgagagcttccgctgcctcttccgaGAGCTTACCTATTTGAATGGCACGAAAGTTCTTCATTATTGTATATCATCGCCATGagccaacaatttatggatactggaaggcatataATAACAGagatataaattaacatacaattctgCAGTACCTATATCTACAAAATTCGGAAAAATTGGAAAGGTCCACGCGCTCTCCAGATGTAACAGTCTGAAGAATCACGTGAAACCTCTCTATTCaatctttacgtattcctgttatgTGGGCTGTTCCTTCTGCatccctgaaaaatcttctagcagtattgccatcattggttgttcctacttcttgcttgacaacatctataagtaaaccgcattcctttttaaacgcttgctgtatagcgctttttctgattgatattttttctttgtcatcccCCCTTGCAACCCCATTTCTTGAAGTCCAAATGATAAGATgcaaacaaaaaagtgtcatataaaaaataatctcacaggaaactacatacgatgaaaaaattgtgaagtaataaaatgatatttaccgatatgaagtaagcactccatgcaTCTTATCCAGACATGTTAATATGTAAACCCATACTGGAagatttcttcattattttctctttgacaAGCAAGTGACTCCAAAAAACTctgacggttttgctttgcaaatatcacagacagcagaaaatgtttctgacaaatatgaggttattttgccgtcttactttttttactacttttcactttacttgtacttaaacactccttaactttttttagatcttcggggtgatttgactagtgtttcattatttctcctacatcgtcatttccagtgtttctcaaactatcagttgtagtagctttcatttcatccggggataacgaaagcgattggtaaatttgttcaatacgtcttcgtttttgcctggatcccaattcttcaaaaggttttcgaggCGTAAAAGTAGATGTCGAGGGTCGAGGCTTCTGTAGTACATTTGAgggtggtacattttcaacatcttcagtattagaaatctcgagccttTCCTGTGCAGTGTTGATAGCTTTAGATATCATTCCTACGGGCCAGTTTATTGCACCTTCTaaccaatcacatttttttcttataaactgctaacatgcgactacttcgttttcatattgcacttatatttgaacaaaagtgCATACAGAATTTTTGGAGCTCAATACttttctcttcggtcacgtttatttgattttgtaggaattgaaagagttttttattatcagacagcgactgtagttgctctcttaaaatcataaataattctaaattgttaacaaaattattcattataacggaaaaaggaagatcacaacgacaatcacgagatgctagtagtagtacgaataaacgaacactagttagtatataataaacatggtcactttatacttccagagacaaacaaatgtttactatattttctactacccagtaatggctgcttaactagttatcctcattaaataatgttaactatcctaataattagagagattgcttaattagagacctactaaatgtattgttgttaggtattatgtaattatgggtatcattacgtgcttttacttactaatccaaatcaaatttaacttaaaagtacttacgaaaaaaaaaaaaaaggtttttattctatgtatttattcatttttttcgatccatttatttggcagagttgcaactttatgcacatgttcgtagcatcaaatgatagtagaatacacaaggtgtaaggaaaataaagtttcaaagcgggacctcgcggtacttagcaggaatttaatttaatgtgacccgctccatacaaaaaaatcacaaaacacatttttctgaccaaactattaagtttttgtaatttttgcttaaaacaattattatttagattaacgagctctatctatctacataaagaaaaatgaaaaaaaacaaagttggtgcctaagtcactaaaatcatagtatcgacccactgtgcgccgccgtgtacctgccttcgatgactcatttgtttttatcgataatggcgttgcgcccgcgcaacatgctcaccgccctagccgggctatgt
Proteins encoded in this window:
- the LOC101739574 gene encoding adenosine 3'-phospho 5'-phosphosulfate transporter 1 isoform X1, whose translation is MRSNVIIWVVIASCILLMWLIGRLYHELLYAYEQSSTLTNIEYSWLFRLLLNVTGYSTILVPGFILYKYLHKINYFQKITNPSCLSRCLQAIFGEWDDRIPDPAKPSKVEGEKRKDSIELLFCFTGLMGAYLVWGLLQEKIMTQKYVMPDGSTARFSDSQLLVFVNRLVALAVAALRLRASGRALLGGPLYPFSYSALTNVLSAWCQYEALKYVSFPVQVLSKSCKVIPVMLMGAVLSRHKYSRAEWGTAALISLGMALFLLGTGAAVQVMTLRAGARGAGGAAGAAAAGAAAGAASGACLLALYLCCDSFTSSWQAALFARGGVSALQMLCAVNCCSCALSAAALLQAPALSAAARFLQSPVFAADCLVLSLSSALGQLFIYRTIFKFGAVVFTIIMTLRQAASVLLSCAVYGHAVSGPAAAGVLLVFAALALRLYCKQRAPRAPPAAAAL
- the LOC101739574 gene encoding adenosine 3'-phospho 5'-phosphosulfate transporter 1 isoform X2, whose protein sequence is MRSNVIIWVVIASCILLMWLIGRLYHELLYAYEQSSTLTNIEYSWLFRLLLNVTGYSTILVPGFILYKYLHKINYFQKITNPSCLSRCLQAIFGEWDDRIPDPAKPSKVEGEKRKDSIELLFCFTGLMGAYLVWGLLQEKIMTQKYVMPDGSTARFSDSQLLVFVNRLVALAVAALRLRASGRALLGGPLYPFSYSALTNVLSAWCQYEALKYVSFPVQVLSKSCKVIPVMLMGAVLSRHKYSRAEWGTAALISLGMALFLLGTGAAVQGARGAGGAAGAAAAGAAAGAASGACLLALYLCCDSFTSSWQAALFARGGVSALQMLCAVNCCSCALSAAALLQAPALSAAARFLQSPVFAADCLVLSLSSALGQLFIYRTIFKFGAVVFTIIMTLRQAASVLLSCAVYGHAVSGPAAAGVLLVFAALALRLYCKQRAPRAPPAAAAL
- the LOC101739574 gene encoding adenosine 3'-phospho 5'-phosphosulfate transporter 1 isoform X3, with amino-acid sequence MWLIGRLYHELLYAYEQSSTLTNIEYSWLFRLLLNVTGYSTILVPGFILYKYLHKINYFQKITNPSCLSRCLQAIFGEWDDRIPDPAKPSKVEGEKRKDSIELLFCFTGLMGAYLVWGLLQEKIMTQKYVMPDGSTARFSDSQLLVFVNRLVALAVAALRLRASGRALLGGPLYPFSYSALTNVLSAWCQYEALKYVSFPVQVLSKSCKVIPVMLMGAVLSRHKYSRAEWGTAALISLGMALFLLGTGAAVQVMTLRAGARGAGGAAGAAAAGAAAGAASGACLLALYLCCDSFTSSWQAALFARGGVSALQMLCAVNCCSCALSAAALLQAPALSAAARFLQSPVFAADCLVLSLSSALGQLFIYRTIFKFGAVVFTIIMTLRQAASVLLSCAVYGHAVSGPAAAGVLLVFAALALRLYCKQRAPRAPPAAAAL